In Chryseobacterium turcicum, a single window of DNA contains:
- a CDS encoding glycosyltransferase, translated as MPKILFLTTAHNYDDDRIFFHQAKELIASGFEVKICSLTSGFKSVIEDIEIESFDVLNESIQSKIDKFTEVCNSYQPDCIVCSEPIAVFAANKFRKTKKVSVVYDITEWYPAMSMLQNYQFLMKWIHGFKFFLIQLYAGFLSTHFIFGEETKKFPLAYFFPFKKKIILPYYPHEKFVSENIKKLSTDQITLCYTGAISEDKGIANFFNAVEELKKRNSQLNIKILIVGATRKNEDEVCFSEILTKSSVKNIEIRKPTSFEEFTKAFADADICFDLRNFNFENHHSLPIKLFYYIGAGKPIIYSDLKGIRKHMDVSHFGYLVNPKDSKKIADYIEFYLKNPGLYSLHATNAAKEFKKNYNWNVIKNSFVNFIKNSLPNNA; from the coding sequence ATGCCTAAAATTTTATTTCTCACCACTGCGCACAATTATGACGATGACAGAATCTTTTTTCATCAGGCGAAAGAATTGATTGCATCTGGTTTTGAAGTGAAAATTTGCAGTTTAACATCAGGTTTTAAATCTGTTATTGAAGATATTGAAATAGAATCTTTTGATGTTTTAAATGAATCTATTCAGTCTAAAATTGATAAGTTTACAGAAGTTTGTAACTCTTATCAGCCAGATTGTATCGTCTGTTCTGAACCGATTGCCGTATTTGCCGCAAACAAATTCCGTAAAACAAAAAAAGTAAGCGTTGTATACGATATCACAGAATGGTATCCTGCAATGTCGATGCTTCAGAATTACCAATTTCTGATGAAATGGATTCATGGATTTAAATTTTTCCTGATTCAATTATATGCAGGATTTCTGAGTACTCATTTTATCTTTGGTGAAGAGACTAAAAAGTTTCCTTTAGCTTATTTTTTTCCTTTTAAAAAGAAAATCATTCTGCCGTATTATCCGCACGAAAAATTTGTTTCTGAAAACATTAAAAAACTAAGTACAGACCAAATTACACTTTGCTACACTGGTGCCATTTCAGAAGATAAAGGAATTGCCAATTTTTTCAACGCTGTTGAAGAATTAAAAAAAAGAAATTCACAGTTAAACATCAAAATACTGATTGTTGGTGCGACAAGAAAGAACGAAGACGAGGTTTGTTTCTCAGAAATTCTTACTAAATCTTCAGTGAAAAATATTGAAATCAGAAAACCGACCTCTTTCGAAGAATTTACAAAAGCTTTTGCTGATGCTGATATTTGTTTTGACTTAAGGAATTTTAATTTTGAAAATCATCATTCGCTTCCCATTAAACTTTTCTATTACATCGGAGCCGGAAAACCCATTATTTATTCAGATTTAAAAGGCATCAGAAAACATATGGATGTTTCTCATTTTGGATATTTAGTTAACCCTAAAGATTCTAAAAAGATTGCAGATTATATTGAATTTTATCTTAAAAATCCAGGATTATATAGCCTTCACGCTACTAACGCAGCAAAAGAATTTAAGAAGAATTACAATTGGAATGTCATCAAAAATTCTTTTGTTAACTTTATTAAAAACTCATTACCAAATAACGCATGA